Proteins encoded by one window of Blautia faecicola:
- a CDS encoding DUF7604 domain-containing protein, translating into MTNTSVQYKVAVFNKSDIENSGLPKNGTTAIAESRTYSVTSYYEVRNGGFETPNVRDKYKDYNHYQYSNADYASSGGVWQTTGIGTGGKAGCDIEIINTKDDSYKSPYSWYGSDGAAEGNQFAELNCEAAGALYQDILTTPGETLNYQLSHRARGSRADNTSEYDTMYVLIMSTALAKQYDVTTEAKAQDIVNHPENYSGATVVSYRDDDQKWTTHQGVYNVPEGSEQYSTRFFFVAGTTASGNKTVGNFLDNIKLTRDRLTPVEGTATVTLTKTITGLTYTNARALANKLTFTVGSHTLGYSDLSWSWSGDADSVGTYIGTYVLSIPQSEFDTLNVSEQATDGNLDVDGYTRNTSLFIDGTNSDQETQGSITVGNKDARSVEFKNNYVVNDGGTTDDPETNIYHEKYIKRNSDGTYDITLDVSGTVGTETKKANVDVVLIVDTSGSMGDKVTINNQNKTKLKVTKEAIKGLVKTFNSNNTVDVRYKLVTFAKKANLKTKNWVNGNKLVDYVDSLSADGGTNYDKGLSLGADAISTSSSTQARPNPQKIVIFLTDGEPTYYGDGPSGGGSYTDTTTYNNALSSAAKVSCDKFYAIGIGLPDNVDIYTYDWYGYPEKDRTTTGIQILTDVASKTTASTKESSNLTNVADLGNKFQSIVGEVLTYECENVVITDTLSQYVDPTDGSRLVIKEAVKDANGTFTPTGATHTVSLSQGGTVTFANGKKAEASYDAATKTATLTFAPNHKLEKDHYYYLTITNVVPNEAAFQEYQTGNSYNAVGDTPSDASDDGYQAVSTGTSSGKKGFKSNASASISYTYKDVNHTESYNDPVVQVEKITVEKKWVGMDASDIKKQVVLVQLIDKNGDPVEDKVLKLSSQNNFQGSFIVEETDNYGGVRELKPDKKGSITYENRKYSMIQDNGSTTIDDNTYKVTYSKDSKDANKQIITNTKNSEKIKIIKTGTNTELKLEGAEFTLKDSEGNPVKLGSNTTGTYISDEEGLVLEEPLEHGTYTLTEVKAPDGYVVLPGVITINVLAEGDTRVTVSGPSEDIASCEKKEDVYVITVKNEVLYNLPSTGHTGIFQIMMSGMLLIFAGVLIIFKLRDKGVLKK; encoded by the coding sequence GTGACGAATACAAGCGTACAATATAAAGTTGCAGTTTTCAATAAGAGTGATATCGAGAACAGTGGTCTGCCAAAGAACGGAACTACTGCGATAGCAGAAAGCAGAACCTACAGTGTTACTTCTTATTATGAGGTGCGAAACGGTGGATTCGAAACTCCGAATGTTCGGGATAAATACAAAGACTATAATCATTACCAGTATTCAAATGCAGATTATGCTTCAAGCGGTGGCGTATGGCAGACAACTGGAATTGGAACCGGAGGCAAGGCTGGTTGTGATATTGAAATTATCAATACCAAAGATGATTCTTATAAGAGTCCATACAGTTGGTACGGTTCGGACGGAGCAGCCGAGGGAAATCAGTTTGCAGAACTAAACTGTGAAGCAGCAGGTGCATTATATCAGGATATTCTGACAACACCAGGTGAGACATTAAACTATCAGCTGTCCCATCGTGCCAGAGGATCTAGGGCTGATAACACATCGGAATATGATACGATGTACGTTTTGATCATGTCTACGGCATTGGCAAAACAGTATGATGTAACAACAGAAGCAAAAGCACAGGATATTGTTAATCATCCGGAAAACTATTCCGGCGCGACAGTTGTAAGTTACAGAGATGACGATCAGAAGTGGACCACTCACCAGGGTGTGTATAATGTACCGGAAGGTTCAGAACAGTACTCCACCAGATTTTTCTTTGTAGCAGGTACAACAGCATCTGGAAACAAAACGGTTGGAAACTTCCTGGATAATATCAAGTTGACAAGAGATAGACTGACACCGGTAGAAGGCACAGCGACCGTCACACTGACAAAAACAATCACAGGTTTAACGTATACAAATGCCCGTGCATTGGCAAACAAACTGACATTTACGGTTGGATCTCATACGCTTGGCTATAGTGATCTGTCATGGAGCTGGTCTGGTGATGCGGATTCTGTAGGAACTTATATCGGAACCTATGTATTGTCGATACCACAAAGTGAGTTCGATACTTTGAATGTCAGCGAACAGGCAACAGACGGTAATCTGGATGTAGATGGATATACAAGAAATACTTCCTTATTTATCGACGGAACAAACAGCGATCAGGAAACACAGGGAAGTATCACTGTAGGAAATAAAGATGCTCGTTCCGTTGAATTTAAAAACAATTACGTGGTAAACGACGGCGGCACAACGGATGATCCGGAAACAAATATATACCATGAAAAATACATCAAACGAAATAGTGATGGAACATATGATATTACGTTAGATGTATCCGGAACCGTAGGAACAGAGACCAAAAAAGCAAATGTGGATGTTGTTTTGATTGTTGATACCTCCGGAAGTATGGGGGACAAAGTAACTATAAACAATCAGAACAAAACAAAATTGAAAGTTACTAAGGAAGCAATCAAAGGACTGGTTAAAACATTCAATAGCAATAACACTGTAGATGTTCGTTATAAACTGGTTACATTTGCAAAAAAGGCAAATCTGAAAACTAAAAACTGGGTTAATGGAAATAAGTTGGTGGATTATGTTGACTCCTTGTCGGCAGATGGTGGAACCAATTATGATAAAGGACTATCGTTGGGAGCAGATGCGATTAGTACAAGTAGCAGTACACAAGCCCGACCAAATCCACAGAAAATTGTAATTTTCTTAACGGATGGTGAACCAACGTATTATGGTGATGGACCATCGGGAGGCGGAAGTTATACAGATACCACAACATATAATAATGCGTTATCATCAGCAGCCAAAGTTTCTTGTGATAAGTTTTATGCGATTGGCATAGGTTTGCCTGATAATGTAGATATATATACATATGATTGGTATGGATACCCGGAGAAAGATAGAACAACAACTGGAATACAGATTTTAACTGATGTGGCAAGTAAAACAACAGCATCTACAAAAGAGTCAAGTAATCTGACAAACGTAGCAGACTTGGGAAATAAATTCCAGAGTATAGTCGGAGAGGTATTGACATATGAATGTGAAAATGTAGTAATCACCGATACTTTAAGCCAATATGTAGATCCGACAGATGGGAGCCGATTGGTAATTAAAGAAGCTGTAAAAGATGCAAATGGAACGTTTACTCCGACTGGTGCGACTCATACAGTTAGTTTAAGTCAAGGCGGCACCGTTACATTCGCAAATGGAAAAAAAGCAGAGGCAAGTTATGATGCAGCTACGAAAACTGCGACACTGACATTTGCACCTAATCATAAGTTGGAAAAAGATCATTACTATTATCTGACAATCACTAACGTCGTACCAAATGAAGCAGCATTCCAGGAATACCAGACAGGAAACAGTTATAACGCAGTGGGAGATACTCCTTCCGATGCAAGCGATGATGGTTATCAGGCGGTCAGCACAGGAACTTCTTCTGGAAAGAAAGGATTTAAGTCCAATGCTTCTGCAAGTATAAGCTATACGTATAAAGACGTTAACCATACGGAATCTTATAATGATCCGGTTGTTCAGGTCGAAAAAATCACGGTCGAAAAGAAATGGGTTGGCATGGATGCCAGCGATATTAAAAAACAGGTAGTGCTTGTACAGCTGATTGACAAAAATGGCGATCCGGTTGAAGACAAAGTGTTAAAACTGAGCAGCCAGAATAATTTCCAGGGCTCTTTCATAGTAGAAGAAACCGATAATTATGGTGGCGTTCGAGAATTGAAACCGGATAAAAAGGGTTCCATTACATACGAAAACAGGAAATACTCGATGATTCAGGATAATGGAAGCACTACTATCGATGATAATACCTACAAGGTAACCTACTCAAAAGATTCCAAGGATGCCAATAAGCAGATCATTACCAACACAAAGAATTCTGAAAAAATTAAAATCATTAAAACCGGAACCAACACAGAGTTGAAACTGGAAGGTGCAGAATTCACGTTAAAAGACAGCGAAGGTAATCCGGTGAAACTTGGATCTAATACAACTGGTACGTATATCTCTGATGAAGAAGGTCTTGTACTGGAAGAACCATTAGAACATGGTACTTACACACTGACAGAAGTAAAAGCTCCGGACGGCTATGTAGTATTACCGGGAGTGATTACGATTAATGTTTTAGCTGAAGGTGATACAAGAGTAACAGTATCCGGACCGTCGGAGGATATCGCATCCTGTGAGAAGAAAGAAGATGTGTATGTAATCACTGTAAAAAATGAAGTGTTATACAACCTTCCATCCACCGGTCACACCGGAATCTTCCAAATCATGATGAGTGGAATGCTGCTAATCTTTGCAGGCGTTCTGATCATATTTAAATTAAGAGACAAGGGGGTGCTGAAAAAATAA
- a CDS encoding IS256 family transposase: MARKKDSPQKAALRELMGNYLKENNVKVKDGTDVNSIMRDMMSIILEGALDQELDEELGYSKYDYRNKETDNSRNGYSQKTLHTSYGDMEIDIPRDRKGDFEPQVVKKYQNSITQDMEEKIISMYAKGMTTADIESHMRELYDLEISDSTVSRITDKILPIVKEWQERPLESVYAVVFMDAIHFHARNEGRIVKRAVYIAIGIDMEGRKDVLGMYVGQNESAKFWLSILNGLKNRGVEDILIACVDGLTGFPQAIEAVFPQTEIQQCIIHQIRNTTKFVSYKEIKPLMADLKRVYAAPTEEVALAELDSFDEKWSGKYPKIAKSWKDNWANLSTYFKYPEAVRRLIYTTNTIEGFNRQLRKVTKSKTVFPSDDSLLKMLYLAMIDITKKWTGHRQDWGQIHSQLEIFFEERLERL, encoded by the coding sequence ATGGCAAGAAAAAAGGATTCACCACAAAAAGCAGCACTTAGAGAACTCATGGGAAACTACCTGAAAGAAAACAATGTAAAAGTAAAAGATGGAACAGATGTTAATTCCATTATGCGGGATATGATGTCTATCATTTTGGAAGGTGCCCTTGATCAGGAACTGGATGAAGAACTGGGATATTCCAAGTATGATTATCGAAATAAAGAAACCGATAATTCCAGGAATGGATATTCCCAGAAAACGTTACATACCAGTTACGGAGATATGGAGATTGATATTCCAAGGGATCGAAAAGGTGACTTCGAACCACAGGTTGTAAAGAAGTATCAGAATTCGATTACGCAGGACATGGAAGAAAAGATCATTTCCATGTACGCAAAAGGAATGACTACTGCCGATATAGAAAGCCACATGCGTGAATTATACGATCTTGAGATCTCCGACAGTACTGTCAGCCGGATTACTGATAAGATCCTGCCAATAGTAAAAGAATGGCAGGAAAGGCCATTAGAAAGTGTGTATGCTGTTGTATTTATGGATGCGATCCATTTCCATGCCCGTAATGAGGGGCGGATTGTAAAACGTGCTGTTTACATTGCGATTGGGATCGATATGGAAGGACGTAAGGATGTCCTCGGGATGTATGTGGGTCAAAATGAAAGTGCCAAGTTCTGGCTCTCCATCCTGAATGGTCTGAAAAACCGGGGCGTAGAAGATATATTGATTGCGTGTGTGGATGGACTGACCGGTTTTCCACAGGCAATTGAAGCAGTATTTCCCCAGACCGAGATCCAGCAGTGCATCATCCATCAGATCAGGAACACCACGAAATTTGTTTCTTACAAAGAGATCAAACCACTTATGGCAGATCTGAAGCGTGTATATGCAGCTCCTACAGAAGAAGTTGCATTGGCAGAACTGGACAGCTTTGACGAAAAATGGAGCGGGAAATACCCTAAGATTGCAAAGTCATGGAAAGATAACTGGGCAAATCTTTCAACGTATTTTAAGTATCCGGAAGCTGTCAGACGTCTGATCTATACCACGAACACGATTGAAGGATTTAACCGCCAGCTCCGGAAAGTCACCAAATCCAAGACGGTATTTCCATCCGATGACAGTCTCTTGAAAATGCTGTATCTGGCCATGATAGATATCACCAAGAAATGGACGGGACACCGTCAGGATTGGGGACAGATCCATTCTCAGCTGGAAATTTTCTTCGAAGAAAGATTGGAAAGGTTATAA